Proteins found in one Micropterus dolomieu isolate WLL.071019.BEF.003 ecotype Adirondacks linkage group LG12, ASM2129224v1, whole genome shotgun sequence genomic segment:
- the paqr9 gene encoding membrane progesterone receptor epsilon — protein sequence MLLNGGQQLPLLRHTDVPPRVIENFILTGYRFPNYSLRDCLLSAFRPTNETGNFWTHFLPVFIFSYYFGEVFGWESAPHGDAPFFYPLWNYFIGVFCLLMASSMAHLLNSMSLVVREVCFFVDYGTISSYTVGSSLAYYYYIHPRAGIVETGGHNASQGDLKHELAGAPTSSYAIPEFSVFFEIFYIPCACVVAIICVLSCCNTRQRWRQHRYIIRTLVFLLPFLISSTPVFYRLLTRSPYSTTSSSFVASTSTSSFFYRHCLWLLVSAVFNISKFPERLAPGRFDIWGHSHQWFHCCTFLSILDELQMIKAEVRAILLSPTVLLPPATLSHLPGPTIASTYGVMLLLQTTIISIIVWFSWRANCIYGPQGDQLAEEHPKNHLKCH from the coding sequence ATGCTTCTGAACGGCGGTCAGCAGCTACCTCTTCTGAGGCATACGGATGTGCCGCCTCGGGTCATAGAAAACTTCATCCTGACTGGCTACCGCTTCCCAAACTACAGCCTGAGGGATTGCTTACTGTCAGCGTTCAGGCCCACCAATGAAACAGGCAACTTCTGGACACACTTCCTCCcagttttcattttttcataCTACTTTGGGGAGGTGTTTGGTTGGGAAAGTGCGCCACATGGTGACGCCCCGTTCTTCTATCCATTGTGGAACTACTTTATCGGGGTGTTCTGTCTCCTAATGGCCAGCAGCATGGCCCACCTGCTCAACTCGATGTCTTTGGTAGTAAGAGAAGTCTGCTTCTTTGTGGACTACGGGACCATCAGCTCCTACACTGTAGGCTCATCGTTGGCGTACTACTACTACATCCACCCTCGGGCAGGGATTGTTGAGACAGGAGGCCACAACGCCTCCCAGGGGGACTTGAAACATGAACTTGCAGGGGCTCCTACATCATCCTATGCAATCCCGGAGTTCAGTGTGTTCTTTGAGATATTCTATATTCCGTGTGCATGTGTTGTAGCAATCATTTGCGTTCTCTCTTGCTGCAATACTCGCCAGAGATGGAGGCAGCATCGATACATCATCCGAACCTTAGTTTTCCTCCTTCCGTTCCTCATCTCTTCCACGCCGGTCTTCTACCGCCTCCTCACCAGATCGCCTTattccaccacctcctcctccttcgttgcttccacctccacctccagctTCTTCTATCGCCACTGTCTGTGGCTGCTGGTGTCAGCTGTCTTCAATATCAGCAAGTTCCCTGAGCGGCTAGCCCCGGGTCGCTTTGACATCTGGGGGCACAGCCACCAGTGGTTCCACTGTTGCACGTTTTTGTCCATCCTCGACGAACTCCAAATGATCAAGGCTGAAGTGAGGGCAATCCTACTCAGCCCAACTGTGCTGTTGCCCCCTGCCACCCTCTCCCACCTACCTGGACCTACCATAGCTTCCACCTATGGGGTGATGCTCCTCCTCCAGACCACCATCATCTCCATCATCGTGTGGTTTTCCTGGCGCGCCAACTGCATCTACGGACCCCAGGGCGACCAGCTAGCAGAGGAACACCCCAAGAATCACCTCAAATGTCACTGA
- the aco1 gene encoding cytoplasmic aconitate hydratase: MSVTANNPFQRLVEPLDPKDPKQQFYNLSKLGDPRYDRLPFSIRVLLESAVRNCDEFLVKGSDVESILNWKQTQTETVEVPFRPARVILQDFTGVPAVVDFAAMRDAVMQLGGDPEKINPVCPADLVIDHSIQVDFNRKSDSLQKNQDLEFDRNRERFQFLKWGSKAFRNMRIIPPGSGIVHQVNLEYLARVVFNYDGYVYPDSLVGTDSHTTMIDGLGVLGWGVGGIEAEAVMLGQPISMVLPEVVGYKLSGTPDTLITSTDIVLTVTKHLRQVGVVGKFVEFFGPGVAQLSIADRATIANMCPEYGATAAFFPVDDVSIKYLEQTGREAEQLAYITKYLKAVAMFRDYNDVSQDPDFTQVVELDLTTVVPCCSGPKRPQDRIAVSDMKKDFETCLGAKQGFKGFQVAPERHSITVPFQFNGKEYTLSHGSVVIAAITSCTNTSNPSVMLGAGLLAKKAIECGLSVKPYIKTSLSPGSGVVTYYLKESGVMDFLSQLGFEVVGYGCMTCIGNSGPLPEPVVEAITQGDLVAAGVLSGNRNFEGRVHPNTRANYLASPPLVIAYAIAGTVRIDFEKEPIAINSEGKEIFLRDIWPTRQEIQEVERTYVIPSMFKEVYEKIEKVNERWNSLVAPSDKLYTWDPKSTYIKSPPFFKDLTMNLQPPKSIIDAYVLLNLGDSVTTDHISPAGNIARSSSAARYLTNRGLTHRDYNSYGSRRGNDAVMARGTFANIRLFNKFLNKQAPQTIHLPTGDTLDVFDAAERYQLSGVPLLVLAGKEYGSGSSRDWAAKGPFLLGIKAVIAESYERIHRSNLVGMGVIPLEYLPGDTADSLGLTGRERYTIIIPTQLTPRMIVDVKLDTGKTFQVRMRFDTDVELAYFHHGGILNYMIRKMSKH, encoded by the exons ATGTCTGTGACGGCAAATAATCCTTTTCAGCGTTTAGTTGAGCCTCTGGACCCCAAGGACCCAAAGCAACAGTTTTACAATCTTTCCAAACTTGGAGATCCCAGATATG ACCGTCTGCCCTTCTCCATCCGGGTCCTCCTGGAGTCTGCTGTCAGGAACTGTGATGAGTTTCTGGTGAAGGGCTCAGATGTGGAAAGCATCCTCAACTGGAAGCAGACCCAGACTGAAACAGTGGAGGTACCATTCCGACCAGCCCGGGTCATTCTGCAGGACTTCAC TGGTGTCCCTGCTGTGGTGGACTTCGCTGCCATGCGGGATGCGGTGATGCAACTAGGCGGTGACCCAGAGAAGATCAATCCCGTTTGCCCTGCTGACCTCGTCATCGATCATTCCATCCAAGTGGACTTTAACAGGAA GTCTGATAGCCTTCAGAAAAACCAGGACTTGGAGTTTGACCGCAACAGAGAGAGATTTCAGTTCTTAAAG TGGGGCTCTAAAGCCTTCAGGAACATGCGAATCATTCCTCCTGGATCAGGGATCGTTCACCAGGTCAACCTAGAGTACTTGGCTAGAGTGGTGTTTAACTATGACGGGTACGTCTACCCCGATAGCCTGGTGGGCACAGACTCCCACACCACCATGATCGATGGACTGGGAGTCCTGGGCTGGG GTGTCGGTGGAATTGAAGCCGAGGCTGTCATGCTGGGTCAGCCAATAAGCATGGTACTGCCTGAGGTGGTGGGATATAAGCTGAGCGGTACCCCAGACACACTCATTACCTCCACTGACATTGTCCTCACTGTTACTAAG CACCTCCGTCAGGTGGGTGTTGTGGGAAAGTTTGTGGAGTTTTTTGGCCCCGGTGTTGCTCAGCTGTCCATCGCTGACCGAGCCACCATCGCCAACATGTGTCCAGAGTACGGCGCCACAGCAGCTTTCTTCCCCGTGGACGACGTCAGCATTAAGTACCTCGAGCAGACCG ggCGAGAAGCAGAACAGCTGGCCTACATTACAAAGTACCTGAAGGCAGTGGCCATGTTTAGAGACTACAACGATGTCTCTCAGGACCCAGATTTCACTCAG gttGTAGAGCTGGATCTGACTACGGTGGTTCCATGCTGCAGCGGTCCCAAAAGACCTCAGGACAGAATTGCTGTGTCCGACATGAAAAAGGACTTTGAAACCTGCCTGGGAGCAAAG cAAGGTTTCAAGGGTTTCCAAGTGGCTCCTGAACGTCACAGCATCACAGTCCCCTTCCAGTTTAATGGAAAAGAGTATACGTTAAGCCACGGCTCAGTGGTCATCGCTGCTATCACCAGCTGCACCAACACCAGCAACCCATCTGTCATGCTTGGAGCAG GACTCCTTGCAAAAAAAGCAATTGAGTGTGGCTTGAGCGTGAAGCCGTACATAAAGACCAGCCTGTCACCTGGCAGTGGAGTGGTCACCTACTACCTGAAGGAGAGTGGCGTGATGGATTTCCTCTCTCAGCTGGG CTTTGAGGTTGTTGGCTATGGTTGCATGACCTGTATAGGCAACAGTGGGCCGCTCCCAGAGCCGGTGGTGGAGGCCATAACCCAG ggAGATCTGGTTGCTGCAGGGGTCCTATCAGGAAACAGAAACTTTGAAGGAAGAGTCCACCCCAACACCAGAGCAAACTACCTGGCTTCTCCACCTCTCGTCATTGCTTATGCCATAGCCGGCACTGTGAGGATAGACTTCGAGAAAGAACCCATTG CCATTAACTCTGAAGGCAAAGAGATTTTCCTGAGGGATATCTGGCCCACACGGCAGGAGATCCAGGAAGTGGAGAGAACGTATGTCATCCCATCAATGTTCAAAGAAGTCTATGAGAAGATAGAG AAAGTGAATGAACGCTGGAACTCTCTGGTTGCTCCCTCTGATAAGCTGTATACCTGGGACCCCAAATCAACCTACATCAAGTCACCACCATTCTTCAAGGATTTG ACCATGAATCTGCAACCACCCAAATCCATAATCGACGCCTACGTGCTGCTGAACTTGGGAGACTCGGTCACCACAGACCACATTTCTCCTGCAGGGAACATCGCCAGGAGCAGCTCTGCAGCACGCTACCTGACCAACAGAGG TTTGACCCACCGGGACTACAACTCATACGGCTCACGACGAGGCAACGACGCCGTCATGGCTAGAGGCACGTTCGCCAACATCCGCCTCTTTAACAAGTTCCTCAACAAGCAGGCGCCACAAACCATCCACCTGCCAACTGGAGATACG CTGGACGTGTTTGATGCTGCAGAGAGATACCAGCTGTCCGGGGTCCCTCTGCTGGTTCTAGCAGGGAAGGAGTACGGCTCAGGCAGCTCCAGAGACTGGGCAGCAAAGGGCCCCTTTCTGCTG ggTATTAAGGCAGTCATAGCAGAGAGCTATGAGCGGATTCACCGCAGTAACCTGGTTGGGATGGGAGTGATTCCTCTGGAGTATCTTCCAGGAGACACTGCAGACAGCCTGGGACTGACCGGCCGAGAGCGCTACACCATCATCATCCCCACGCAGCTCACACCCCGGATGATAGTGGACGTGAAG CTCGACACGGGAAAAACATTCCAAGTGCGGATGAGGTTCGACACCGACGTGGAGCTGGCGTATTTCCACCACGGAGGCATCCTCAACTACATGATCCGCAAGATGTCCAAACACTAA